From a region of the Lactuca sativa cultivar Salinas chromosome 4, Lsat_Salinas_v11, whole genome shotgun sequence genome:
- the LOC111895327 gene encoding uncharacterized mitochondrial protein AtMg00810-like: protein MDDMIITGDDHGGIKSFKRDLAHRFAMKDLGLSCYFLGIELAQSKKRYLLSQTKYISDFFTRAGLSINRTVDTPLETNAWYSPTDGVPLSDLNLYRIVVGSLVYLTVTRVDIAHDVHVVTQFVTAPTFVHWGVVVRILRYLRGTQFQTLLLPSTSSLELRA from the coding sequence ATGGATGACATGATTATTACTGGTGATGACCATGGTGGTATTAAATCTTTTAAGCGCGATTTAGCTCATCGAtttgctatgaaggatttggGCTTGTCGTGTTATTTCTTGGGTATTGAGCTAGCTCAGTCTAAGAAAAGGTATCTTCTTTCTCAGACTAAATATATATCTGACTTCTTTACACGGGCGGGCCTCTCTATCAATCGGACTGTTGATACTCCTCTTGAAACCAATGCATGGTACTCTCCTACTGATGGTGTTCCTTTGTCCGATCTGAATCTTTATCGCATTGTTGTGGGAAGTTTGGTTTATCTCACAGTTACTCGTGTAGATATTGCTCATGATGTTCATGTTGTCACTCAGTTTGTTACTGCACCTACATTTGTTCATTGGGGAGTTGTAGTCCGTATTCTGAGATATCTTCGTGGCACTCAGTTTCAGACCCTTTTGCTTCCCTCGACTTCTTCTCTTGAGTTACGTGCCTAG